The following coding sequences lie in one Rhodopirellula bahusiensis genomic window:
- the aroF gene encoding 3-deoxy-7-phosphoheptulonate synthase has protein sequence MILILKNGATDDQIDHVIQKVESMGFQTHLSRGTFRTIIGMIGDESLTTEQQLQSIPGVQQVVPVLPPYKLASREAHPESSVIDVSGVKIGGGNLAMIAGPCSVEDRDRMMRIGESVVKSGANLFRGGAYKPRTSPYAFQGLGEAGLKILREVGDAFGVPVVTEITDPRNVELVAEYSDMLQVGARNMQNFVLLTEVGKTERPVLLKRGMAATIQDLLMSAEYVLSQGNPNVVLCERGIKSFDPSTRNLYDVAAVPAVQGLTHLPIIVDPSHATGRPDLIPPCAMAGLAAGADGVHIEVHDCPEEAKSDGAQALLPEQYNEIVGKMAAMADLLGKTISPLPNSKTNNTPPTEALA, from the coding sequence GTGATATTGATTCTGAAAAACGGCGCGACCGACGATCAGATCGACCATGTGATCCAAAAGGTCGAGTCGATGGGGTTCCAGACGCACCTCAGCCGCGGGACGTTTCGCACGATCATCGGCATGATTGGCGACGAGAGTCTGACCACCGAACAACAGCTCCAATCGATCCCCGGCGTGCAACAAGTCGTTCCCGTTTTGCCACCCTACAAATTGGCCTCCCGAGAAGCTCATCCTGAATCCAGCGTCATCGACGTCTCGGGAGTGAAGATCGGTGGAGGCAACCTGGCCATGATCGCGGGGCCCTGCAGCGTCGAAGATCGCGACCGGATGATGCGAATCGGCGAGAGCGTCGTGAAATCAGGAGCCAACCTGTTTCGCGGGGGAGCCTACAAGCCGCGGACCAGCCCGTACGCATTTCAAGGGCTGGGCGAAGCTGGCCTGAAGATTTTGCGTGAAGTCGGCGATGCGTTTGGCGTGCCGGTTGTGACCGAGATCACCGACCCGCGAAATGTGGAGTTGGTGGCGGAGTACTCGGACATGCTGCAGGTCGGTGCTCGCAACATGCAGAATTTCGTGTTGCTAACCGAGGTCGGCAAAACCGAACGCCCTGTCCTTCTCAAACGTGGGATGGCGGCCACGATCCAAGACCTGCTCATGAGCGCCGAGTACGTGCTCTCTCAAGGCAACCCGAACGTGGTGCTTTGCGAACGTGGCATCAAGAGTTTTGATCCGTCGACTCGCAACCTGTACGACGTTGCCGCGGTGCCGGCTGTCCAAGGTCTGACGCACTTGCCGATCATTGTCGATCCGTCGCACGCGACCGGCCGACCTGATTTGATTCCGCCGTGTGCTATGGCGGGATTGGCGGCGGGTGCGGATGGCGTGCACATCGAAGTCCATGATTGTCCCGAAGAAGCCAAGAGCGACGGGGCACAAGCCTTGTTGCCTGAACAATACAACGAGATCGTCGGGAAGATGGCCGCGATGGCTGACCTGCTCGGCAAAACGATCTCACCCCTTCCGAATTCGAAAACTAACAACACCCCACCAACCGAGGCCCTCGCGTGA
- a CDS encoding RNA polymerase sigma factor — protein MSQPASTSAAEDLVDPGASEPDSSGPDSPGTRNTEWIAEVVDQFQRPLLAYATGMLADRIAAQDAVQETFLQLCRKRPDDLFDRLAPWLFTVCRSRVIDMQRKRSPDRLDPDAVAVIDPAPRPDAVAQDHEAHEQIAASIETLSPRQREVIQLRMQAGLSYREIADVTGMTVSNVGFHLHQAVKSLRDGLAVT, from the coding sequence ATGAGTCAACCGGCCTCCACTTCCGCGGCCGAGGACCTCGTCGATCCAGGTGCGTCTGAACCGGATTCGTCCGGACCGGATTCTCCTGGGACTCGGAATACCGAGTGGATCGCCGAGGTCGTCGACCAGTTCCAGCGTCCTTTGTTGGCCTACGCCACCGGGATGCTGGCGGATCGCATCGCCGCCCAAGACGCCGTGCAAGAAACGTTTTTGCAATTGTGTCGCAAACGGCCGGACGATTTGTTCGACCGCTTGGCCCCATGGCTGTTCACCGTCTGCCGCTCACGAGTGATTGACATGCAACGCAAACGATCCCCTGACCGACTGGATCCTGACGCTGTCGCCGTCATCGATCCCGCCCCGCGCCCCGACGCGGTGGCCCAAGACCACGAGGCCCACGAGCAAATCGCGGCTTCGATTGAAACGCTGTCGCCCCGACAACGCGAAGTCATACAGCTTCGAATGCAGGCTGGACTGAGTTACCGAGAAATCGCTGACGTCACCGGCATGACGGTCAGCAACGTTGGCTTTCATCTTCATCAAGCCGTCAAGTCGCTTCGCGATGGTCTGGCCGTCACCTGA
- a CDS encoding VWA domain-containing protein: protein MSNSSTSPPWDDPRVTAFVLGELPENEAAQFTEEMNANPELATAVEEARAVTEQVESFFHSAAVPPLESNRVESIVRESETVPSEDDVASAGSAAGAAWFQTRWVQWAVAASVIGIILGLSVPAVHTARETASHQHPAFSIDAADQSGPELTESMVREASPFESAEMVYQPLDGTAPKSLPMQSLPAEKEADGESFGLQSAGRLSGVSPTAKADSPSVTGQLYSQTEAFYDKRTRELEEAPIAPELTAPPSMNGLNTSSSRGGMGMDSMMGMGGMDMDMAGPAMEGMDMGMGMMGGGMGGASADSNTAPRFVREDGSLAANTPASLATPKDEAPTTLSEPSAGKPVVGNFAVAPVPEQLGRQQFDFGASRERMAKSELLETNRLASAPEIRVIPILPATPDGEGQGPGMSGDKFEPIQENEFQRVANNSLSTFSIDVDTASYAKVRSYLQRGQLPRPDSVRIEELINYFDYQYTPPSAEDPVPFSSAMAVASCPWNENNRLVRVGIQAKDIDRKERPRCNLVFLIDTSGSMKRPNKLPLVIEGMKVLLDQLNKKDRVAIVVYAGSSGLVLDSTPVKQKKKIVRALSALSAGGSTNGGAGLQLAYQTARENFIEDGVNRVILCSDGDFNVGMTGTDQLVAEATRQSKSGTELTVLGFGMGNHNDAMMERISNSGAGNYAFVDTTAEANKVLADQVAGTLFTVAKDVKIQVEFNPAVVSAYRLIGYENRILAKEDFNDDKVDAGEIGAGHRVTALYEIAPVGKLPDSISPDVDPLKYQPRDDADLSSKGPTNEILTLKIRHKPPQGDVSEKLTFPLVNESEPFEKADADFQFAAAVAGFGMQLRNSTHAGTWTMDDVIATATDAKGDDEHGLRAEFLELARTAKRLIVND, encoded by the coding sequence ATGTCCAATTCATCCACTTCTCCTCCGTGGGACGACCCTCGCGTCACGGCATTCGTCCTGGGCGAACTGCCTGAAAACGAAGCCGCTCAGTTCACCGAAGAGATGAACGCCAACCCAGAACTCGCCACCGCCGTCGAGGAAGCTCGAGCGGTCACCGAGCAAGTCGAGTCGTTCTTCCACTCCGCCGCGGTCCCACCACTGGAATCCAACCGCGTCGAAAGCATCGTTCGCGAAAGCGAAACGGTTCCTTCCGAGGACGACGTGGCTTCCGCCGGATCGGCCGCGGGTGCGGCTTGGTTCCAGACTCGATGGGTCCAATGGGCCGTTGCAGCCAGTGTGATCGGAATCATCCTGGGACTTTCAGTTCCAGCGGTGCATACCGCTCGCGAGACGGCTTCTCACCAACACCCCGCATTTTCGATAGACGCCGCCGACCAATCCGGTCCCGAACTCACCGAGTCGATGGTGAGAGAAGCGTCGCCATTTGAAAGTGCCGAAATGGTTTACCAGCCGCTCGACGGCACCGCTCCCAAATCATTGCCCATGCAATCACTACCCGCTGAAAAGGAAGCCGACGGCGAGTCGTTCGGCTTGCAGTCAGCCGGACGACTCTCAGGAGTATCCCCTACCGCCAAAGCCGACTCACCGTCAGTAACCGGCCAACTTTACTCGCAAACCGAAGCATTCTACGACAAGCGAACTCGCGAATTGGAAGAGGCGCCAATTGCACCGGAACTTACCGCCCCTCCTTCAATGAATGGCTTGAACACCAGTTCATCCAGGGGAGGAATGGGCATGGACTCTATGATGGGAATGGGCGGCATGGACATGGACATGGCCGGGCCAGCAATGGAAGGGATGGACATGGGCATGGGCATGATGGGCGGAGGAATGGGCGGTGCGTCTGCCGACAGCAACACGGCTCCTCGCTTTGTTCGCGAAGACGGCTCATTGGCTGCCAATACTCCCGCCTCGCTTGCCACACCGAAAGACGAGGCACCAACGACCCTCAGCGAACCCTCGGCTGGCAAACCAGTGGTGGGTAACTTTGCAGTGGCTCCCGTTCCGGAACAGCTTGGACGTCAGCAATTCGATTTCGGCGCTTCGCGTGAAAGAATGGCTAAGAGCGAGCTCCTTGAGACGAATCGCCTTGCTTCGGCTCCCGAAATACGTGTCATCCCCATCCTGCCAGCCACGCCAGATGGCGAAGGCCAGGGCCCCGGCATGTCCGGTGACAAGTTCGAACCGATCCAAGAGAACGAATTCCAACGCGTGGCCAATAATTCGCTCAGCACGTTTTCCATCGATGTTGATACCGCCAGCTACGCGAAAGTCCGCAGCTACCTGCAACGAGGCCAACTGCCACGTCCCGACTCGGTCCGCATCGAAGAACTGATCAACTACTTCGATTACCAGTACACGCCTCCATCGGCTGAAGATCCCGTTCCGTTCTCCTCCGCGATGGCTGTCGCCTCCTGCCCTTGGAACGAAAACAATCGCTTGGTCCGAGTTGGTATCCAAGCCAAAGACATCGACCGAAAAGAACGCCCGCGCTGCAACTTGGTGTTCTTGATCGACACCAGCGGATCGATGAAGCGTCCCAACAAACTGCCGTTGGTCATCGAAGGCATGAAGGTGCTGCTCGACCAACTGAACAAGAAAGATCGTGTGGCAATTGTGGTCTACGCAGGATCATCGGGATTGGTCCTCGACTCGACCCCGGTCAAGCAAAAGAAGAAGATCGTCCGAGCCCTGTCGGCTCTGTCGGCCGGTGGCAGCACCAACGGTGGTGCCGGTTTGCAACTCGCTTACCAAACCGCCCGTGAGAACTTCATCGAGGATGGCGTGAACCGAGTGATCCTGTGCAGCGATGGCGACTTCAACGTCGGCATGACTGGCACCGATCAATTGGTGGCCGAAGCGACTCGCCAATCCAAATCGGGCACCGAACTGACCGTGCTGGGATTCGGCATGGGCAATCACAACGACGCGATGATGGAACGCATCTCCAACTCCGGTGCGGGCAACTACGCCTTCGTTGACACGACGGCGGAAGCCAACAAAGTCCTCGCAGACCAAGTCGCCGGCACGCTGTTCACGGTCGCTAAAGACGTGAAGATCCAAGTCGAATTCAATCCCGCGGTCGTCTCGGCTTACCGATTGATTGGGTACGAGAACCGGATCTTGGCCAAGGAAGACTTCAACGACGACAAGGTCGACGCCGGTGAAATCGGAGCCGGCCACCGCGTGACGGCTCTGTACGAGATCGCTCCGGTGGGCAAGCTCCCTGATTCCATCTCACCCGATGTCGATCCGCTCAAGTATCAACCCAGGGACGATGCTGATTTGAGCTCCAAAGGGCCAACCAATGAAATTCTGACGCTGAAGATTCGTCACAAACCCCCGCAAGGCGACGTCAGCGAGAAGCTCACTTTCCCGCTGGTCAACGAGAGCGAGCCCTTTGAAAAGGCCGACGCGGACTTCCAATTCGCTGCCGCGGTCGCCGGTTTTGGGATGCAACTTCGTAACAGCACCCACGCTGGAACCTGGACGATGGACGACGTGATCGCCACCGCAACGGATGCCAAGGGCGATGACGAACACGGACTCCGAGCCGAGTTCCTGGAACTGGCGCGAACGGCGAAACGATTGATCGTCAACGACTGA
- a CDS encoding DUF4184 family protein yields MPFTPTHVAAAIPIAWMAKWRLPFSALAIGCMVPDAGVFFPMLFDYESFHSIRGLFIDCVPVGVTAYFVYHLLVKQPAVELLPGPLRTRVRPIADRPVSVEWQSILLVAICVLVGASTHVFWDSFTHQHRWGSMIALPFLSSEAFSLSHRSVRWYAVAQHLSSLFLLPPMGVFALRWLWKQPEGGPEPKRTRIPDSVTLSVMAAASLMMLVHASWVYAVHSDYGVTFALRQSVMIFGALMIVTLVVYSVVMHTIWSRAETSTPDGQSPS; encoded by the coding sequence ATGCCGTTCACTCCGACTCATGTTGCTGCGGCAATTCCGATCGCGTGGATGGCCAAATGGCGTCTGCCCTTTTCCGCTCTCGCGATCGGGTGCATGGTGCCCGACGCGGGCGTGTTCTTCCCGATGCTGTTCGACTACGAATCGTTTCACAGCATCCGTGGGTTGTTCATCGACTGCGTTCCAGTCGGCGTCACTGCGTACTTTGTCTATCACTTGTTGGTCAAGCAACCGGCGGTGGAGTTGCTGCCGGGGCCGTTGCGGACGCGGGTTCGACCGATCGCGGATCGCCCGGTGTCGGTCGAGTGGCAATCCATTCTGTTGGTTGCCATTTGTGTTTTGGTCGGCGCGTCGACGCACGTGTTCTGGGATTCGTTCACGCATCAACATCGCTGGGGATCGATGATCGCGTTGCCGTTTTTGTCATCCGAAGCGTTCTCGTTGTCCCATCGCAGCGTGCGATGGTATGCGGTGGCCCAACACTTGTCGTCGCTGTTCTTGTTGCCGCCGATGGGCGTGTTCGCTCTGAGGTGGTTGTGGAAACAACCCGAAGGCGGTCCGGAACCCAAGCGAACTCGCATCCCGGATTCGGTCACGTTGTCGGTGATGGCGGCGGCGAGCTTAATGATGTTGGTTCACGCGTCGTGGGTGTACGCCGTTCATTCGGACTACGGCGTCACGTTTGCACTTCGCCAGAGCGTGATGATCTTCGGTGCGTTGATGATTGTGACGCTGGTTGTTTACAGCGTCGTCATGCACACGATCTGGTCGCGAGCGGAAACATCGACACCCGACGGTCAGTCGCCATCATGA
- a CDS encoding SPFH domain-containing protein has translation MDVLGFVPGFVFGLMLVPILLGFARFFGLYCCVAECESQVFTLFGKVLGEIKTPGLQFPLVHFGAKAMLIPFFGKKYVVDTALRQHYLRSQMVNSEEGTPMGVGIWYEMQVQDPIAFLFTNANPDGSLQANVTSSTISTLSNLEMEKMLEDRHSLSRTVRQAVSPLSEKWGYRLGSVYIRKVAFTDRHMVENITEKVVKRLVQVTSAMKQDGENRVGLIKSETALKVSSKMAEAAAARPSVVGEKLNEIAKRDPEILEAVLQVMEAENLLESGASVSVLPNSANVLVQAS, from the coding sequence ATGGATGTTCTTGGTTTTGTTCCCGGCTTCGTTTTCGGGTTGATGTTGGTTCCGATCTTGCTCGGATTCGCTCGTTTCTTCGGTTTGTATTGCTGCGTCGCTGAGTGCGAGTCGCAGGTGTTCACTTTGTTTGGCAAAGTGTTGGGTGAGATCAAAACGCCCGGTTTGCAATTCCCGCTGGTTCACTTTGGTGCCAAGGCGATGTTGATTCCTTTCTTTGGAAAGAAGTACGTCGTCGACACGGCACTGCGTCAGCACTACTTGCGCAGCCAAATGGTTAACTCGGAAGAAGGCACGCCGATGGGGGTCGGCATCTGGTACGAAATGCAGGTGCAGGATCCGATTGCGTTCCTGTTCACCAATGCAAACCCAGACGGCTCGTTGCAAGCCAACGTGACCAGTTCGACGATCTCGACGCTGAGCAATTTGGAAATGGAAAAGATGCTCGAGGATCGGCACAGCCTTTCCCGAACTGTCCGGCAGGCGGTGTCGCCGCTGTCAGAAAAGTGGGGATATCGGTTGGGTTCGGTCTACATTCGAAAGGTCGCCTTTACCGACCGTCATATGGTCGAGAACATCACCGAAAAGGTCGTCAAGCGATTGGTTCAGGTGACCAGCGCGATGAAGCAAGATGGTGAAAACCGTGTGGGTTTGATCAAGAGTGAGACCGCGCTGAAGGTGTCGAGTAAGATGGCCGAAGCCGCGGCGGCGCGTCCGAGCGTCGTGGGTGAAAAACTGAACGAGATCGCCAAGCGAGACCCTGAAATCCTGGAAGCGGTGCTTCAAGTGATGGAGGCTGAAAACTTGCTTGAGTCGGGTGCTTCGGTCAGTGTTTTGCCGAACTCGGCGAATGTTCTGGTTCAAGCGAGCTGA
- a CDS encoding SPFH domain-containing protein, protein MTFSSDATETFQRGSSVFFLVGLMMGVGFYAALKVLVGCLYTVRPDQRAVVTTFGAVKRLGAGSDGQVLSDDERERYEYPQVEVIGPGGPYFKLPWQRVHKVSVATQTVDLTWDPSKAQSTIEAVTKDNLTTGVNGQIRYRISENNLYPYLFGVESPLEHVMGYFVSVLRERIANFVDPKGQSLLADAVAETEAIAGTGEGDIESKSSAVELSEGVSINDLRKNLPLLNQYMEEQCRSTTGRYGIELDAALITEIDPPAEVDRALSAINSTRNQVAADISTARADSEQQITMSARAVEIATNNAQAEVAPLHELAGTLISIKSEGGSDCLKAYLRNLRVPLFKRTERIYQTESKIEGKA, encoded by the coding sequence GTGACTTTCAGTTCGGATGCAACGGAAACTTTCCAAAGAGGTAGCAGCGTGTTTTTCTTGGTTGGGTTGATGATGGGAGTTGGCTTCTATGCCGCTCTCAAGGTTCTGGTCGGGTGTTTGTACACCGTGCGACCGGATCAGCGAGCGGTGGTCACGACCTTTGGGGCGGTGAAACGTCTCGGGGCGGGATCCGATGGTCAAGTTCTCTCGGATGACGAACGGGAACGCTATGAGTACCCGCAAGTCGAAGTGATCGGTCCCGGTGGACCCTATTTCAAGCTGCCTTGGCAACGAGTTCACAAGGTCAGCGTCGCGACTCAAACGGTCGATCTGACGTGGGACCCATCGAAGGCTCAAAGCACGATCGAAGCGGTCACCAAAGACAATCTGACCACGGGGGTCAACGGGCAAATTCGCTATCGGATCAGCGAGAACAACCTCTACCCGTATCTGTTTGGCGTGGAGAGCCCGCTGGAGCACGTGATGGGGTATTTCGTCTCCGTGCTACGTGAGCGGATCGCGAACTTTGTCGATCCCAAGGGACAAAGCTTGTTGGCCGATGCCGTCGCGGAAACCGAAGCGATCGCTGGCACAGGCGAAGGCGACATCGAATCCAAGTCGAGTGCTGTTGAGCTTTCCGAAGGTGTTTCGATCAACGATTTGCGTAAAAACTTGCCGCTGTTGAATCAGTACATGGAAGAGCAATGTCGTTCGACGACCGGCCGATATGGCATCGAGCTGGATGCCGCGTTGATCACCGAAATTGATCCACCCGCCGAAGTCGACCGAGCCTTGTCGGCGATCAATAGCACACGCAACCAGGTCGCCGCCGACATCAGCACCGCGCGTGCGGATTCGGAGCAACAGATCACGATGAGTGCTCGTGCGGTCGAGATCGCGACGAACAACGCTCAAGCCGAAGTGGCTCCTTTGCATGAACTGGCTGGGACGTTGATCAGCATCAAGTCCGAAGGCGGATCGGATTGCTTGAAGGCTTACTTGCGAAACTTGCGAGTGCCGTTGTTCAAACGCACCGAACGTATTTATCAAACCGAATCAAAGATTGAAGGGAAAGCATAA
- a CDS encoding DUF1589 domain-containing protein, whose amino-acid sequence MTWHPADALEQSEAASSTAIKLQTCRPVTEPGEAWPTFTRLRPGN is encoded by the coding sequence ATTACCTGGCACCCAGCCGATGCTTTGGAACAAAGCGAGGCGGCCAGCAGCACCGCTATCAAGCTCCAAACCTGCCGGCCAGTCACCGAGCCAGGCGAGGCCTGGCCTACGTTTACACGACTCAGACCTGGGAATTGA
- a CDS encoding DUF1589 domain-containing protein translates to MQAEIQHRCRPGHYLASSRCFGTKRGDQQHAFKLRTHRPFTMPGGAWPTTGDLSSEARRLRVVFRKTRPTR, encoded by the coding sequence TTGCAAGCGGAGATTCAGCACCGATGTAGGCCAGGTCATTACCTGGCATCCAGCCGATGCTTTGGAACAAAGCGAGGCGACCAACAACACGCCTTCAAGCTCCGAACCCACCGGCCATTCACCATGCCAGGCGGGGCTTGGCCTACGACTGGAGATCTGTCTAGCGAAGCAAGACGGCTTCGAGTTGTTTTTCGCAAGACGCGACCAACTCGTTGA
- the pheT gene encoding phenylalanine--tRNA ligase subunit beta, which translates to MLVSWKWLSRYVDLTLPHDELVDRLSLSGLNHEGSETVDGDVVIDLEVTSNRGDCLGHIGVAREIAALTEQKLKIPAIEYQESGAAIDESLAVENKMPEACPRYTARVIRGVKVGDSPEWLQESLKSVGIGVVNNVVDVTNYVMMECGQPLHAFDLAKVGDGKIVVRSGKDKEQLEAIDHRNYDLNDSTCVIADSSDALAVGGVMGGASSEVTEATTDIVLEAAEFVPLSVRRTARRLKLHSPSSFRFERRVDPVGIDWASRRACQLITEIAGGSVAPGVIDTAPEIPARETVLLRPKRVAALLGLEIETAELDKILRSLGCEVSAFADGLQCVPPSWRHDLTREVDLIEEVARIHGYDKIPEDSPIPVAPSSKRRFDTAMERIRGVLTAAGISEAMTPSVVTEKLDQMISPWTELPALQTRTSMLEGARTLRRSLIPSLLQSRAANWASASLIADLFEIAHVYLPAPVGSDSALLPDETYHIGLIAGEDFFALKGTIETLCDRLGVPGELTVAPVQRDGFAKGGAVELSLVGGKEPLRLGFLGFVDDKLVKQWKLTGRVVAAELSADVLVNQSRLVPQQQAVSPFPSIQRDLNLVLPESVRWNELAGLVRKAAKERLADLTYRETYRNEKVDGPDKKRVLFSMELQSQTETLSGGDADSIINELVASCEKQLEAVLLR; encoded by the coding sequence ATGCTTGTTTCTTGGAAATGGTTGTCGCGATACGTTGACCTGACGCTGCCACACGATGAGTTGGTCGATCGACTCAGTCTGTCTGGGCTGAATCACGAAGGCAGTGAAACCGTCGACGGCGACGTCGTGATCGACTTGGAAGTCACCAGCAATCGCGGTGATTGCCTGGGACACATCGGTGTCGCTCGAGAAATCGCGGCGCTGACCGAGCAGAAGCTGAAGATTCCAGCGATCGAGTATCAAGAGTCCGGGGCGGCGATCGACGAATCGCTTGCGGTCGAGAACAAGATGCCCGAAGCCTGCCCCCGCTACACCGCTCGCGTGATTCGCGGCGTGAAGGTTGGCGACAGCCCTGAGTGGTTGCAGGAGTCGCTGAAGTCCGTTGGCATCGGCGTGGTCAACAACGTCGTCGACGTGACCAATTACGTGATGATGGAATGTGGCCAACCGCTGCACGCGTTTGATCTCGCGAAGGTCGGCGATGGCAAGATCGTCGTTCGCTCAGGAAAAGACAAAGAGCAACTCGAAGCGATTGACCACCGCAATTATGACCTCAACGATTCGACATGCGTGATCGCGGATTCGTCCGATGCATTGGCCGTTGGTGGCGTGATGGGCGGAGCGTCCTCGGAAGTCACCGAAGCGACGACCGATATCGTCTTGGAAGCCGCCGAGTTTGTGCCGTTGTCGGTTCGGCGAACGGCTCGTCGATTGAAGCTGCACAGCCCATCGTCGTTCCGGTTTGAACGTCGCGTGGATCCAGTCGGGATTGATTGGGCCAGTCGCCGAGCGTGCCAGTTGATCACCGAGATCGCTGGCGGATCAGTTGCACCGGGTGTCATCGACACTGCTCCTGAAATTCCAGCCCGCGAGACCGTGTTGCTGCGTCCCAAGCGTGTTGCGGCGCTGTTAGGTTTGGAAATCGAAACCGCGGAACTGGACAAGATCCTGCGTTCACTCGGTTGCGAGGTTTCCGCGTTCGCCGATGGGTTGCAGTGTGTCCCGCCAAGCTGGCGTCACGATTTGACTCGCGAAGTCGACTTGATCGAGGAAGTCGCGCGGATTCACGGTTACGACAAGATTCCTGAAGACTCGCCGATCCCCGTCGCTCCCAGTAGCAAGCGTCGTTTCGACACCGCGATGGAACGCATTCGCGGCGTGTTGACCGCAGCCGGAATCAGCGAAGCGATGACACCCAGCGTGGTCACCGAAAAGCTGGATCAAATGATCTCGCCGTGGACGGAGTTGCCCGCTCTGCAGACTCGCACGTCGATGTTGGAAGGTGCCCGGACGCTGCGACGATCGCTGATTCCAAGTCTGCTGCAAAGCCGCGCCGCGAACTGGGCTTCGGCCAGTTTGATTGCGGACCTGTTTGAGATCGCTCACGTTTACTTGCCCGCGCCCGTGGGAAGCGACAGCGCGTTGTTGCCCGACGAGACCTATCACATTGGTTTGATCGCTGGCGAAGACTTCTTCGCTCTCAAGGGCACCATCGAAACGCTTTGTGATCGCTTGGGTGTTCCAGGTGAGTTGACTGTCGCTCCGGTGCAGCGAGATGGTTTTGCCAAGGGCGGTGCGGTGGAGTTGTCGCTTGTCGGTGGCAAGGAGCCATTGCGTTTGGGCTTCTTGGGATTTGTTGATGACAAGTTGGTCAAGCAATGGAAGTTGACCGGTCGCGTCGTTGCAGCCGAGTTGTCCGCGGACGTGTTGGTCAACCAATCGCGATTGGTGCCGCAGCAGCAAGCGGTCAGTCCGTTCCCGTCGATTCAGCGTGACCTCAATTTGGTGTTGCCTGAGTCAGTGCGTTGGAACGAGTTGGCTGGGTTGGTTCGCAAGGCGGCCAAGGAACGTTTGGCGGATCTGACTTATCGCGAAACGTATCGCAACGAAAAGGTCGACGGCCCCGACAAGAAACGCGTGCTGTTTTCGATGGAATTGCAAAGCCAAACGGAGACACTCAGCGGCGGCGATGCCGATTCGATCATCAACGAGTTGGTCGCGTCTTGCGAAAAACAACTCGAAGCCGTCTTGCTTCGCTAG
- the pheS gene encoding phenylalanine--tRNA ligase subunit alpha: MSLDQFLSRLDQLQSDAESAFTSASDAAALEEARVTFLGAKKGQLKDIQKMLGGIEKADKPAAGAKLNAVKSAINSAFEDAQQNLAGGDDSGADPTFDPTLPGTRPSLGHIHPITQTISHLTEIMGRMGFEVAEGPEVEDPWHNFVALNIPEDHPARDPLDNFYLATAKDPSGKSSVSAGDEGSQLLRSQTSTVQIRVMKEVQPPIRTISLGRVYRPDAPDATHFPMFHQMEGLLVDTNVTMANLKTVLRVFANNYLGEDVEIRFRPSFFPFTEPSVEVDFLWNGTWIEFGGAGMIDPNVFAAVGYDPEKVSGFAFGLGVERLCMRRHGITDIRDLYSGDLRFLKQF; encoded by the coding sequence ATGTCACTCGATCAATTCCTCTCCCGACTGGATCAACTCCAGTCGGACGCTGAATCCGCGTTCACTTCTGCTTCCGATGCGGCAGCGCTCGAGGAAGCTCGTGTGACGTTTTTGGGTGCCAAGAAAGGGCAGCTCAAAGACATTCAGAAAATGCTCGGCGGAATCGAAAAGGCTGACAAGCCTGCCGCCGGTGCGAAGCTGAACGCCGTCAAGTCGGCGATCAACTCTGCTTTCGAAGACGCCCAGCAAAACCTGGCTGGTGGCGACGATTCAGGTGCCGATCCGACTTTCGATCCCACTTTGCCCGGGACTCGCCCATCGCTCGGGCACATTCACCCGATCACCCAAACGATCAGTCACCTGACTGAGATCATGGGGCGGATGGGATTTGAGGTCGCCGAAGGTCCCGAGGTCGAAGACCCCTGGCACAACTTCGTTGCGCTGAACATTCCCGAAGATCATCCCGCTCGTGATCCGCTGGATAACTTTTACTTGGCGACAGCGAAGGATCCCTCGGGCAAGAGTTCGGTCAGTGCTGGTGACGAAGGTTCGCAGTTGCTGCGAAGCCAAACCAGCACCGTTCAAATTCGCGTGATGAAGGAAGTTCAGCCGCCGATCCGAACCATTTCGCTCGGACGTGTTTATCGACCCGATGCACCGGATGCGACGCACTTCCCGATGTTCCATCAGATGGAAGGGTTGCTCGTCGACACCAACGTGACGATGGCCAACTTGAAGACCGTCCTGCGTGTTTTCGCGAACAACTACCTCGGCGAAGACGTTGAAATTCGCTTCCGGCCATCGTTCTTCCCGTTCACCGAACCCAGTGTCGAAGTCGACTTCCTGTGGAACGGAACGTGGATTGAATTTGGTGGCGCCGGGATGATCGATCCCAACGTGTTCGCTGCTGTTGGCTACGACCCTGAAAAGGTCAGCGGATTCGCATTTGGTCTCGGCGTCGAACGCCTGTGCATGCGTCGTCATGGCATCACCGACATTCGCGATTTATACAGCGGCGACTTGCGGTTCTTGAAACAGTTTTGA